A window from Sus scrofa isolate TJ Tabasco breed Duroc chromosome 2, Sscrofa11.1, whole genome shotgun sequence encodes these proteins:
- the LOC100623804 gene encoding olfactory receptor 2T29-like has protein sequence MENVNWETNHSGQSGFILVGIFSQSKHPTLLCVVIFIVLLMALIGNTVLIFLIHSDTHLHTAMYFFISQLSLMDVMYISVTVPKMLIDQAMGVNKISAPECAVQMFLYVTLAGSEFFFLAAMAYDRYVAICHPLRYSVLMNHRVCLLLASGCWFLGSVDGFMLTPITMTFPFCRSREIHHFFCEVPAVMKLSCSDTSLYETLMYLCCVLMLLIPVTVISSSYFFILLTIHRMNSAEVRKKAFATCSSHMTVVILFYGAAVYTYMLPNSYHTPEKDMVVSVFYTILTPVLNPLIYSFRNKDVMGALKKMLNVGPVHQETIK, from the coding sequence ATGGAAAATGTTAACTGGGAGACAAATCACTCTGGACAATCTGGTTTCATCCTGGTGGGAATCTTCAGTCAATCAAAACATCCAACTCTACTGTGTGTGGTGATTTTTATAGTTCTCCTGATGGCTTTGATTGGGAACACTGTCTTGATTTTTCTGATACACTCTGATACCCACCTCCACACCGCCATGTACTTTTTCATCAGCCAGTTGTCTCTCATGGATGTGATGTATATTTCCGTCACTGTGCCCAAGATGCTCATAGACCAGGCCATGGGTGTGAATAAGATCTCAGCCCCTGAGTGTGCTGTGCAGATGTTCCTTTATGTGACTCTAGCAGGGTCAGAGTTTTTCTTTCTAGctgccatggcctatgaccgctatgtagcCATTTGCCATCCTCTCCGTTACTCTGTTCTTATGAACCACAGGGTGTGTCTCCTACTGGCATCTGGCTGCTGGTTTCTGGGCTCGGTGGATGGCTTTATGCTCACACCCATCACCATGACCTTCCCCTTCTGCAGATCCCGGGAGatccatcatttcttctgtgaggtCCCTGCTGTAATGAAGCTTTCCTGTTCAGACACCTCCCTCTATGAGACACTCATGTACCTGTGTTGTGTCCTCATGCTCCTCATCCCTGTGACAGTCATTTCAAgctcttattttttcattctgcTTACCATCCACAGAATGAACTCAGCAGAGGTCAGGAAGAAGGCTTTTGCCACTTGTTCTTCCCATATGACTGTGGTCATCCTGTTTTATGGTGCTGCTGTTTACACCTACATGCTTCCCAACTCCTACCACACCCCTGAGAAAGACATGGTGGTGTCTGTCTTTTATACCATACTCACTCCAGTGCTAAACCCTTTAATCTATAGTTTCAGGAATAAGGATGTCATGGGGGCTTTGAAGAAAATGTTGAATGTGGGACCTGTCCATCAAGAAactataaagtag
- the LOC100623714 gene encoding olfactory receptor 2T4-like → MEDTTWMTNHTESTDFVLIGIFSQSKHPALLCVVIFVIFLMALSGNIILILLIHSDTHLHTPMYFFISQLSLMDMMYISVTVPKMLMDQVMGVNKISLPECGMQMFLYVTLAGSEFFLLASMAYDRFVAICHPLHYPVLMNHRVCLLLAFGCWFLGSVDGFLFTPITMTFPFCRSREIHHFFCEVPAVLKLSCSDTSLYEIFMYLCCVLMLLIPVIIISGSYYFILLTIHKMNSAEGRKKAFATCSSHMTVVILFYGAAIYTYMLPSFYHTPEKDMMVSVFYTILTPVLNPLIYSLRNKDVMGALKKTLNVGMVRQETIK, encoded by the coding sequence ATGGAGGACACCACATGGATGACCAACCATACTGAAAGTACAGATTTTGTCCTGATAGGAATCTTCAGTCAATCAAAGCACCCTGCTCTCCTTTGTGtggttatttttgtcattttcctaaTGGCCTTGTCTGGAAATATCATCCTGATTCTTCTGATACACTCTGAtacccacctccacacccccatgtactttttcatCAGCCAGTTGTCTCTCATGGACATGATGTACATTTCTGTTACTGTGCCCAAGATGCTCATGGACCAGGTCATGGGTGTGAATAAGATCTCACTCCCTGAATGTGGTATGCAGATGTTCCTCTATGTGACTCTAGCAGGTTCAGAGTTTTTCCTTCTAGCCTCCATGGCCTATGATCGTTTTGTAGCCATTTGTCATCCTCTTCATTACCCTGTCCTCATGAACCACAGGGTGTGTCTCCTCCTGGCATTTGGCTGCTGGTTTCTGGGCTCAGTGGATGGATTCTTGTTTACTCCCATCACCATGACATTCCCCTTCTGCAGATCCCGGGAAatccatcatttcttctgtgaggtCCCTGCTGTATTGAAGCTCTCCTGCTCAGACACCTCCCTCTATGAGATTTTCATGTACCTGTGCTGTGTTCTCATGCTTCTCATTCCTGTGATAATCATTTCTGGGTCTTACTACTTTATCCTCCTCACCATCCATAAGATGAACTCAGCAGAGGGCCGGAAAAAGGCCTTTGCCACTTGTTCTTCCCATATGACTGTGGTAATTCTCTTTTATGGGGCTGCCATTTACACTTACATGCTTCCCAGCTTTTACCACACCCCTGAGAAGGACATGATGGTATCTGTCTTTTACACAATACTCACTCCTGTGCTAAACCCTTTAATCTACAGTCTAAGGAATAAGGATGTTATGGGGGCTTTGAAGAAAACGTTGAATGTGGGAATGGTCCGTCAAGAAACTATAAAGTAA